In Candidatus Tectomicrobia bacterium, the genomic stretch GACCAGTGGCTCTCCCTCATCCAGGTGAAGCAGGAGCGCCGGAGCTTCGAGGTCTACGGCACCTCCCTCGAAAAGGGGAAGGGGGCGATGCCCGCCGATCCCCCCGCGCACTACTTCGGCGTCCCGGCGGTCGCGGCGCGCGGGCCGGAGGAGCTGGAGCGGGCGCTCCGGAAGGCCCTGGGAGCGGCGGGCCCCACCGTCATCGAGGCCCAGGTGGATTCCGGCCACTACATGGAGACGGTGTACGACTGAGACGGGGGAGAAAAGAGAAGGGGGGCGGCCCGCGCCGCCCCCCTCTTTTTCGTTTCTGGAACGGCGCTCAGGCCGAGAGCGTCGTAGTGCTGTGCATGTCGTGCACCCCGTGGCCGTCCTTGCGGGGAGCGAGCTGGACCGCCGTCAGCAGGTCATCGGTGATGGCGTAGCGCTCGTCGCAGAGGGTCCAGAGGTCCTCGTTGGCGCCGGCCTTCCGCCCGTGGAAGAGAGACACCAGCACCCCGCACTCCTTGGCCGCCGAGACGGCGGGCACGAGGTTGCTGTCGCTCGCCACGAGGATGGCGTCGGTGATCTGGCCGCTCGTGGCCAGGCGCACGAGGTCCACGCCGAG encodes the following:
- a CDS encoding NYN domain-containing protein, translated to LGVDLVRLATSGQITDAILVASDSNLVPAVSAAKECGVLVSLFHGRKAGANEDLWTLCDERYAITDDLLTAVQLAPRKDGHGVHDMHSTTTLSA